Proteins from one Microbacterium proteolyticum genomic window:
- a CDS encoding LLM class flavin-dependent oxidoreductase, producing the protein MNDRPLELGLDTFGDISRGPDGSLQTDAQTIRNVVDQAVLADQVGLSFFGVGEHHRKDFAVTSPEIVLAAAAARTTNIHLGTAVTVLSSDDPVRVYERFATLDAVSNGRAEVILGRGSFIESFPLFGYDLRDYEQLFEEKLELFSLLLDEKPVSWQGRTRAALQDADVYPKTEKGLTAWVGVGGSPESVVRAARYGYGLVLAIIGGSSARFRPFADLYRRSLEEFGKPQMPISVHSPGHIAETDQQAWEEAYEGVAELNNTIGRERGWPEYNRLRFQHDVGPEGAMYIGSPETVARKIAATVRALGNSRFQLKFASGSISHDRLLSSIELYGTRVLPLVHEMLAETETAGIR; encoded by the coding sequence ATGAACGATCGTCCGCTCGAGCTCGGTCTCGACACCTTCGGAGACATTTCCCGCGGCCCCGACGGGAGCCTGCAGACCGACGCCCAGACCATCCGGAACGTCGTGGACCAGGCGGTCCTCGCAGACCAGGTCGGCCTGTCGTTCTTCGGCGTGGGGGAGCACCACCGCAAGGACTTCGCCGTCACGAGCCCCGAGATCGTGCTGGCGGCCGCCGCGGCCCGCACGACGAACATCCACCTCGGCACCGCCGTCACGGTGCTCTCGTCCGACGACCCGGTGCGGGTGTACGAGCGGTTCGCGACCCTGGATGCCGTCTCGAACGGCCGGGCCGAAGTGATCCTCGGGCGCGGGTCGTTCATCGAGTCGTTCCCCCTCTTCGGCTACGACCTCCGCGACTACGAGCAGCTCTTCGAGGAGAAGCTCGAGCTGTTCTCGCTGCTCCTCGACGAGAAGCCGGTGTCGTGGCAGGGCCGGACCCGTGCCGCTCTGCAGGACGCGGACGTGTATCCGAAGACCGAGAAGGGCCTCACGGCCTGGGTCGGGGTCGGTGGTTCTCCCGAGTCCGTCGTGCGCGCCGCGCGGTACGGATACGGCCTGGTGCTGGCGATCATCGGTGGATCCTCCGCCCGCTTCCGCCCCTTCGCCGACCTCTACCGTCGGTCGTTGGAGGAGTTCGGCAAGCCGCAGATGCCGATCTCCGTCCACTCGCCCGGGCACATCGCCGAAACCGACCAGCAGGCCTGGGAAGAGGCGTACGAGGGCGTCGCCGAACTGAACAACACGATCGGCCGTGAGCGCGGCTGGCCGGAGTACAACCGACTGCGCTTCCAGCACGACGTGGGTCCCGAGGGGGCGATGTACATCGGTTCGCCCGAGACGGTCGCCCGCAAGATCGCCGCGACGGTGCGCGCGCTCGGCAACTCCCGCTTCCAGCTGAAGTTCGCCAGCGGCTCGATCTCGCACGACCGGCTCCTGTCGAGCATCGAGCTCTACGGCACGCGGGTCCTCCCGCTCGTGCACGAGATGCTTGCCGAGACCGAGACCGCCGGCATCCGGTGA